From Planctomycetota bacterium, one genomic window encodes:
- a CDS encoding serine/threonine protein kinase produces the protein MDSPPPSPPSSDDLSGRRLGGYRLLRLLGRGAMADVYLAEQQSLGRHVAVKI, from the coding sequence ATGGATTCCCCGCCGCCTTCCCCGCCGTCATCCGACGATCTTTCCGGCCGTCGGCTGGGGGGCTATCGGCTCCTGCGCCTCCTCGGCCGCGGGGCGATGGCCGACGTCTACCTCGCCGAGCAGCAGTCGCTCGGCCGGCACGTGGCCGTGAAGATCC